In Deinobacterium chartae, a single genomic region encodes these proteins:
- the yedA gene encoding drug/metabolite exporter YedA: MIEARHIEKPSLLVVLALLTVYVVWGSTYLAIRFALEGGFPPLLMSGLRFGAAGLLLYAVLRWRGVPNPTPRQWAHTSVIGVLMLVMGTGMVVVAEQWVPSGLAAVGVATVPLWAALFAALFGQAPRRAELLGLGVGFAGTLALGLEGDLRASPLGAGLLLLAAVCWALGSIWSRRLDLPGGLMTSAVEMLAGGAVLSVAGLLLGERFHAAPTVGGWTAFLYLMTFGSLIAFSAYAFLLANVRPALATSYAYVNPGVAVLLGALLANERIGLAGMAALLLILGGVALMARAPKPSPAPSAD, translated from the coding sequence ATGATTGAGGCCCGGCACATCGAAAAACCCTCGCTGCTGGTTGTGCTGGCCCTGCTGACCGTGTACGTGGTGTGGGGCTCGACCTACCTCGCCATTCGCTTCGCCCTCGAGGGCGGTTTTCCGCCGCTGCTGATGTCGGGGTTGCGCTTTGGAGCAGCCGGTCTGCTGCTGTACGCGGTGCTGCGCTGGCGCGGCGTCCCCAATCCCACCCCGCGCCAGTGGGCGCACACCTCGGTCATCGGCGTGCTGATGCTGGTGATGGGAACCGGCATGGTGGTGGTCGCCGAGCAGTGGGTGCCGAGCGGACTCGCAGCGGTCGGGGTCGCCACCGTGCCGCTGTGGGCCGCGCTGTTCGCCGCGCTGTTCGGTCAGGCACCGCGCCGCGCCGAACTGCTGGGCCTGGGCGTGGGCTTCGCCGGAACGCTGGCACTCGGCCTCGAGGGGGACCTGCGCGCCAGCCCGCTCGGTGCGGGCCTGCTGCTGCTCGCAGCGGTGTGTTGGGCGCTGGGCTCCATCTGGAGCCGCCGCCTGGACCTGCCCGGCGGGCTGATGACCAGCGCGGTGGAGATGCTGGCCGGCGGCGCGGTGCTGAGCGTCGCGGGGCTGCTGCTGGGCGAGCGCTTTCATGCGGCACCCACCGTGGGCGGCTGGACGGCCTTCTTGTACCTGATGACCTTCGGGTCGCTGATCGCCTTCTCGGCCTATGCTTTTTTGCTCGCCAACGTGCGCCCCGCGCTGGCCACCTCGTACGCCTACGTGAACCCCGGTGTGGCCGTGCTGCTGGGTGCGCTGCTGGCGAACGAACGCATCGGGCTGGCCGGCATGGCCGCCCTGCTGCTGATCTTGGGCGGCGTCGCCCTGATGGCCCGTGCCCCGAAACCGTCGCCCGCGCCCTCCGCCGACTGA
- a CDS encoding GyrI-like domain-containing protein yields the protein MIPLLSIGRFAQMTRLSVKQLRHYDELGLLTPAFVDPDSGYRYYAPAQALEAENVRRLRAAAMPLEDIRAWLRAADAAQRSALVARHRQRIEAQLEAGRRALEDLERWERGAAAYAVELRPLPESRVLGLRLRLPPEEVWARAGAAYTELYARAGRAGTQVVGPPLALFFEPYPGLENLEVELALPLGGGGGAAEARELPGGLAAVTWHVGPYDTIGAAYAALAGWFGERGQQPGSPLREVYLRGPGEAESPQAYRTELIWPLA from the coding sequence GTGATCCCGCTGCTCTCCATCGGACGTTTCGCACAGATGACCCGGCTGAGCGTCAAGCAGTTGCGGCACTACGATGAGCTCGGTCTGTTGACGCCCGCTTTTGTGGATCCGGACAGCGGTTATCGCTACTACGCGCCAGCCCAGGCCCTCGAGGCCGAAAACGTCCGGCGGTTGCGGGCCGCTGCCATGCCGCTCGAGGACATCCGCGCCTGGCTGCGTGCCGCGGACGCGGCGCAGCGCAGCGCCCTCGTCGCGCGGCACCGCCAGCGGATCGAGGCGCAGCTCGAGGCGGGCCGCCGCGCCCTCGAGGATCTGGAGCGCTGGGAGCGCGGGGCCGCTGCGTACGCCGTGGAGCTGCGACCGCTGCCCGAAAGCCGCGTGCTGGGCCTGCGCCTGAGGTTGCCGCCTGAAGAGGTGTGGGCTCGGGCGGGCGCGGCATATACGGAGCTGTATGCCCGAGCAGGCCGCGCAGGCACGCAGGTGGTGGGTCCGCCGCTGGCGCTGTTCTTCGAGCCGTACCCCGGCCTTGAGAACCTCGAGGTGGAGCTGGCCCTGCCCCTGGGGGGCGGGGGCGGAGCTGCAGAGGCGCGCGAGCTGCCCGGCGGATTGGCTGCGGTCACCTGGCACGTCGGGCCGTATGACACCATCGGAGCTGCCTACGCGGCGCTGGCCGGGTGGTTTGGGGAGCGCGGTCAGCAGCCGGGCAGCCCGTTGCGCGAGGTGTACCTGAGGGGGCCGGGCGAGGCAGAGTCACCGCAGGCGTACCGCACCGAGCTGATCTGGCCGTTGGCCTGA
- a CDS encoding GlxA family transcriptional regulator, translating to MHLVSPAHERRVIFLVLPLVHLMDLGGMAQVFSEANDLGARYHLMFCGPQPQVTSAQGLHLANLEALPALRPGDQVIVPAVRTATLMGGRRVLTPELHAWLSGALGLGAQIAAVCSASLLLAEAGLLNGRQCTAHWELFGELRHRAPGARVQEGMLYVQDGPLTTSAGMASGLDLALSLLERDLGPLSAAQVARQMVVYLRRSGNTSQASVYLEFRTHLHAGVHRVQDYLTQHAHENPSLEELARVANMSVRSLTRAFKTATGLTPNRYAQRLRLERARSLMFDPRLTLEAIAVRCGFEDARHFRRLWRETYGESPSLSRERLGREAQRQAV from the coding sequence ATGCACCTCGTCTCACCCGCGCACGAGCGCCGCGTGATCTTCCTGGTCCTGCCCCTGGTTCACCTGATGGATCTGGGCGGCATGGCCCAGGTGTTCTCCGAGGCCAATGACCTGGGAGCCCGCTACCACCTGATGTTCTGCGGTCCGCAGCCGCAGGTCACCAGCGCGCAGGGCCTGCACCTGGCCAACCTCGAAGCGCTGCCAGCCCTGCGCCCGGGAGATCAGGTGATCGTGCCCGCCGTGCGCACCGCCACCCTGATGGGAGGACGCCGGGTCCTGACACCCGAATTACACGCGTGGCTCAGCGGCGCACTCGGCCTGGGCGCACAAATCGCTGCGGTATGCTCGGCGAGCCTGCTGCTGGCAGAGGCGGGTCTGCTGAACGGGCGGCAGTGCACCGCCCACTGGGAGCTGTTTGGGGAACTGCGGCACCGGGCTCCGGGAGCGCGCGTTCAAGAAGGCATGCTGTATGTCCAAGACGGTCCGCTCACCACCAGCGCGGGCATGGCCTCGGGCCTGGACCTCGCCCTCTCACTGCTCGAGCGCGACCTGGGCCCGCTCTCGGCCGCCCAGGTCGCGCGGCAGATGGTCGTGTACCTGCGGCGCAGCGGCAACACCTCGCAGGCCTCGGTGTACCTCGAGTTCCGCACACACCTGCACGCCGGAGTGCACCGCGTTCAGGACTACCTCACGCAGCACGCCCACGAAAATCCCTCGCTCGAGGAGCTCGCCCGCGTGGCCAACATGAGCGTGCGCAGCCTGACCCGGGCCTTCAAGACCGCCACCGGCCTCACCCCCAATCGTTACGCGCAGCGGCTGCGCCTCGAGCGGGCCCGCTCGCTGATGTTCGATCCGCGCCTGACCCTCGAGGCGATCGCGGTGCGCTGCGGCTTCGAGGATGCCCGGCACTTCCGGCGGTTGTGGCGCGAAACCTACGGCGAGTCCCCGTCGCTGTCACGCGAGCGTCTGGGGCGCGAGGCGCAGCGTCAGGCGGTCTGA
- a CDS encoding GyrI-like domain-containing protein encodes MTIPMLYRTQDLRRVVTPEPALVEVPPMNALAVEGTGAPDLTRGHWHEAVQALYAVAYALRSALKREGLEEKVGPLEGLWSHDPVLEPERVRWTALIVQPEAVTDERLQACLSELRRKKGARLPALDRVRLLRLEEGLCVQALHLGPFSTEAQTLERMYALMKQQGLEWHGDGHHEIYLSDLRRVPPERRRTVLRQPVRAVRER; translated from the coding sequence ATGACCATCCCGATGCTGTACCGGACGCAGGACCTGCGTCGCGTCGTAACCCCCGAGCCTGCCCTGGTCGAGGTTCCTCCGATGAACGCCCTGGCGGTGGAGGGGACCGGAGCCCCCGATCTCACCAGGGGACATTGGCACGAGGCCGTGCAGGCACTGTACGCCGTGGCCTATGCGCTGCGCTCCGCACTGAAGCGCGAGGGCCTCGAGGAGAAGGTGGGGCCGCTCGAGGGGCTGTGGAGCCACGATCCGGTCCTGGAGCCCGAACGGGTGCGTTGGACCGCGCTGATCGTGCAACCCGAGGCCGTAACGGATGAGCGCTTGCAGGCCTGCCTGAGCGAACTGCGGCGCAAGAAGGGCGCGCGCTTGCCTGCCCTGGACCGCGTGCGGCTGCTGCGGCTCGAGGAGGGCCTGTGTGTGCAGGCGCTGCACCTGGGACCGTTCTCCACCGAGGCGCAGACGCTGGAGCGCATGTACGCGCTGATGAAACAGCAGGGCCTCGAGTGGCACGGCGACGGGCACCACGAGATTTACCTCAGCGATCTGCGCCGGGTGCCGCCCGAGCGCCGACGTACGGTGCTGCGGCAACCGGTCCGCGCGGTGCGCGAGCGGTGA
- the ada gene encoding bifunctional DNA-binding transcriptional regulator/O6-methylguanine-DNA methyltransferase Ada, with protein MQDPITQTRLDAVLNRNASFDDQFVYGVTSTKVFCRPSCPSRRPRPERVRLFDTPEAALEAGFRPCRRCNPQGRRSVDAWLERVRLLLESTEFALTLHDLSREVNVSPAHLQRRFKAHFGTSPRAYQAACLAERFRSELRREGSVSRAVYAAGYGSSQAAYRATIGMTPGRYRRGGAGERVRYTVAAHALGSVLLAATERGVCAVRLGEAAALEAELHREYPQAQLERDDAALRPQLNAVLELLEGRAQEARFELDLHGTAFQAQVWEALRRIPYGQTRSYSQLAEAIGAPSAVRAVARACGANPVAVVVPCHRIIGKGGQLGGYRWGVAVKRHLLDLEAGESHD; from the coding sequence ATGCAGGATCCGATCACGCAAACCCGGCTGGACGCCGTTTTAAACCGGAACGCGTCCTTTGACGACCAGTTCGTCTACGGCGTCACCTCGACCAAGGTGTTCTGCCGCCCCTCGTGCCCCTCGAGGCGCCCCCGCCCCGAACGGGTACGGCTGTTCGATACGCCCGAAGCGGCCCTGGAAGCCGGTTTCCGTCCCTGCCGCCGCTGCAATCCGCAGGGACGGCGCAGCGTCGATGCCTGGCTGGAACGGGTGCGCCTGCTGCTCGAGTCGACCGAGTTTGCCCTGACCCTGCACGACCTGTCCCGCGAGGTGAACGTGAGTCCCGCACACCTGCAGCGCCGTTTCAAGGCGCATTTCGGCACCTCTCCGCGCGCCTACCAGGCTGCCTGCCTCGCCGAGCGCTTCCGCAGCGAACTGCGGCGCGAAGGCAGCGTAAGCCGCGCGGTGTACGCCGCCGGTTACGGCTCCTCGCAGGCCGCTTACCGCGCCACCATCGGCATGACGCCCGGACGCTACCGCCGCGGCGGAGCGGGCGAGCGCGTGCGCTACACCGTGGCCGCGCACGCACTGGGCAGCGTGCTGCTGGCCGCAACCGAACGGGGGGTATGCGCGGTACGCCTGGGCGAAGCGGCGGCCCTCGAGGCCGAACTGCACCGCGAATACCCGCAGGCCCAGCTCGAGCGCGACGATGCGGCCTTGCGCCCTCAGCTGAACGCGGTGCTGGAGCTGCTCGAAGGGCGCGCGCAGGAGGCCCGCTTCGAGCTGGACCTGCACGGCACCGCCTTCCAGGCGCAGGTGTGGGAAGCGCTGCGCCGCATTCCCTACGGCCAGACCCGCTCGTACTCGCAGCTGGCCGAGGCGATCGGAGCTCCCAGCGCGGTACGCGCCGTGGCCCGCGCCTGCGGGGCCAACCCGGTGGCCGTGGTGGTACCCTGCCACCGCATCATCGGCAAGGGCGGCCAACTGGGCGGTTACCGCTGGGGCGTGGCGGTCAAGCGCCACCTGCTGGACCTCGAGGCGGGCGAATCGCATGATTGA